A region from the Silene latifolia isolate original U9 population chromosome 7, ASM4854445v1, whole genome shotgun sequence genome encodes:
- the LOC141590289 gene encoding uncharacterized protein LOC141590289, which translates to MTDYFSKWIEADSFRQVTDKEVISFIRKNIICRYGISLEIICDNGTQFVGKRTKAFCTEWNINQLTSTPSYPKANGQAESSNKTPYSLVYDCEAVIPPEVHVPTSRYSLNNIEANADLMQDSLVLTEELGDSAKFRIASYQQTVTKSYNMNVKIIVFREGNLVLRKVFPNKKEKSADKLSPVWEGPYLIDSIVGQGAYRLQTIEGEVIPRSWNVEEEFIRLTG; encoded by the exons atgactgactaTTTCTCTAAATGGATTgaagctgactctttcaggcaggtTACTGACAAGGAAGTAATTTCCTTTATCAGGAAGAATATCATTTGTAGATATGGAATCTCTTTAGAGATAATATGTGACAATGGCACACAGTTCGTTGGAAAAAGAACCAAGGCTTTCTGTACTGAGTGGAATATCAACCAGTTAACTTCAACACCTAGCTACCCAAAAGCAAATGGtcaggctgaatcaagcaataag ACACCTTATTCCCTAGTGTATGATTGTGAAGCAGTCATCCCTCCAGAAGTACATGTGCCAACCTCAAGATACAGCCTGAACAATATCGAGGCAAATGCTGACTTAATGCAAGACAGTTTAGTCCTGACAGAAGAATTGGGAGATTCTGCCAAATTCAGGATAGCATCATATCAACAAACAGTAACTAAAAGCTATAACATGAATGTCAAAATCATAGTTTTCAGGGAAGGGAACCTTGTCCTACGAAAagtattcccaaacaaaaaagaaaaatcagcagacAAGTTATCCCCTGTATGGGAAGGTCCATACTTAATCGATTCAATCGTCGGACAGGGAGCATACAGGCTACAAACCATAGAGGGAGAAGTGATCCCAAGGtcttggaat gttgaagaagAATTTATCAGGTTAACAGGTTAA